The Chaetodon trifascialis isolate fChaTrf1 chromosome 16, fChaTrf1.hap1, whole genome shotgun sequence genome includes a region encoding these proteins:
- the ddx46 gene encoding probable ATP-dependent RNA helicase DDX46 isoform X2: MGRESRHYRKRSASRGRSGSRSKSRSPDKRSKKDDRDRDRSRRERSRSRDRRRSRSRDRKRARRSRSRDRRRSRSRERRRSGSRTRARRSRSGSPSKSRRPDEKSRSTEKDNVDPISDKKKIKEEKEDEKVEDQDFDQNKLEEEMRKRKERVEKWREEQRKKAIENIGEIKKELEEMKQGKKWSLEDDDDDDEDISAPMEADDDEDGDGKGERKEKEIKEEKKEEGEKEKETPMEQQAEDDDVDPLDAYMEEVKQEVKKFNMGGMKGNDKKGAMTVTKVVTVVKTKKGPHTHKKKGELMENDQDAMEYSSEEEEVDLQTALTGFQTKQRKILEPVDHGKIQYESYRRNFYVEVPELARMTQEDVAAYRLELEGITVKGKGCPKPIKTWVQCGVSMKILSALKKHNYEKPTPIQAQAIPAVMSGRDLIGIAKTGSGKTIAFLLPMFRHIMDQRPLEESEGPISVIMTPTRELALQITKECKKFSKPLGLRVVCVYGGTGISEQIAELKRGAEIIVCTPGRMIDMLGANSGRVTNLRRVTYVVLDEADRMFDMGFEPQVMRVVDNVRPDRQTVMFSATFPRAMEALARRILSKPIEVQVGGRSVVCSDVEQHVLVIDEDKKFLKLLELLGHYQEKGSVIIFVDKQEHADGLLKDLMKASYPCMSLHGGIDQYDRDSIINDFKNGACRLMVATSVAARGLDVKQLILVVNYSCPNHYEDYVHRAGRTGRAGNKGYAYTFITEDQVRYAGDIIKALELSGSPVPPELEQLWASFRDQQKAEGKTIKSSSGFSGKGFKFDETEHALANERKKLQKAALGLQDSDDEDGALDIEEQIESMFNSKKRVKDLSAPGAAAGAAGAATTTAAVPGGLPGLGPTSAGNIQKLEMAKRLALKINAQKNLGAEAQDVMQQATNAILRGGTIMTPSVSAKTIAEQLAEKINAKLNYTPVEKLEEERQAAEQAETVKRYEEELEINDFPQTARWKVTSKEALQRIGEYSEAAITIRGTYFPPGKEPKEGERKIYLAIESANELAVQKAKTEITRLIKEELIRLQNSYQPTSKGRYKVL, encoded by the exons ATGGGACGCGAGTCGAG ACACTACAGGAAACGTTCCGCGTCTCGGGGACGGTCAGGTAGCCGGTCAAAGAGTCGTTCCCCGGACAAACGCTCCAAGAAAGACGACCGGGACCGAGACCGAAGCAGGAGGGAGCGGTCACGGAGCCGGGACCGTCGTAGGTCCCGGTCCAGAGACAGAAAACGAGCCAG GCGCtccaggagcagagacagaaggaggtccagaagcagagagaggaggaggtcagggagCAGAACCCGAGCCCGGAGGTCCCGATCTGGTAGCCCCAGCAAGAGCAGAAGACCAGATGAAAA GTCAAGAAGCACTGAGAAAGACAACGTTGATCCGATATCTGACAAGAAAAagattaaagaggaaaaagaggatgaaaaagtTGAGGAT CAAGACTTTGACCAGAAtaagctggaggaggagatgaggaagaggaaggagcgTGTGGAGAagtggagggaggagcagaggaagaaggccATCGAAAACATCGGCGAGATCaagaaagagctggaggagatgaagcaGGGCAAGAAGTGGAGCCTGGAGGATGACGATG ATGACGATGAGGACATTTCAGCTCCAATGGAGGCTGATGACGATGAAGATGGGGatgggaagggagagaggaaagagaaggagataaaggaggagaagaaagaggagggcgagaaggagaaggagactCCCATGGAGCAGCAGGCCGAGGACGACGACGTGGATCCTCTGGACGCCTACatggaggaggtgaaacagGAGGTGAAGAAGTTCAACATGGGAGGCATGAAGGGAAATGATAAG AAAGGAGCAATGACAGTCACCAAAGTGGTGACAGTCGTTAAGACCAAGAAAGGTCCTCACACTCACAAGAAGAAGGGTGAGCTGATGGAGAACGACCAGGATGCTATGGAA TActcatcagaggaggaggaggtggacctGCAGACAGCTCTGACAGGCTTCCAGACCAAACAGAGGAAGATCCTGGAGCCTGTTGACCACGGGAAGATCCAGTACGAGTCGTACCGCAGAAACTTCTACGTGGAGGTCCCTGAGCTCGCCAGGATGACTCAGGAGG ATGTGGCTGCATACAGGCTGGAGCTGGAAGGGATCACCGTTAAAGGGAAGGGCTGTCCCAAACCCATCAAGACCTGGGTGCAGTGCGGGGTGTCTATGAAGATCCTCAGTGCTTTGAAGAA GCACAACTACGAGAAGCCCACCCCCATCCAGGCCCAGGCAATCCCCGCTGTCATGTCGGGTCGAGACCTCATTGGCATCGCTAAGACTGGCAGCGGGAAAACCATAGCCTTCCTGCTGCCCATGTTCCGACACATCATGGACCAGAGGCCCCTGGAGGAGTCGGAGGGTCCCATCT CTGTAATCATGACTCCGACCAGAGAGCTGGCTCTGCAGATCACCAAGGAGTGTAAGAAGTTCTCTAAGCCGCTGGGACTCAGGGTGGTGTGTGTTTACGGAGGCACGGGTATCAGTgaacag ATTGCTGAGCTGAAGAGAGGAGCTGAGATCATCGTATGCACACCGGGAAGAATGATTGACATGTTGGGGGCCAACAGCG GTCGAGTCACCAACCTGCGGCGAGTTACATATGTGGTGTTGGACGAAGCAGACAGGATGTTTGACATGGGCTTTGAACCACAG GTGATGCGTGTTGTGGACAACGTACGTCCAGACCGGCAGACGGTCATGTTTTCAGCCACCTTCCCCAGAGCCATGGAGGCGCTGGCTCGTAGAATCCTGTCCAAGCCCATTGAGGTCCAGGTGGGAGGCCGCAGTGTGGTCTGCTCTGACGTGGAACAGCACGTG CTGGTGATCGATGAGGACAAGAAGttcctgaagctgctggagctgctgggtCACTACCAGGAGAAGGGCTCGGTCATCATCTTTGTGGACAAGCAGGAGCACGCAGACGGGCTGCTCAAAGACCTGATGAAAGCCTCGTACCCCTGCATGTCACTGCACGGAG GAATTGACCAGTACGACAGAGACAGCATCATCAATGACTTCAAGAACGGAGCGTGTCGTCTGATGGTGGCCACCTCTGTGGCTGCCAGAGGCCTGGATGTCAAGCAGCTGATCCTGGTAGTCAACTACAGCTGTCCCAACCACTACGAGGACTACGTCCACAGGGCGGGACGCACAGGCCGAGCAGGCAACAAG GGCTACGCCTACACCTTCATCACAGAGGATCAGGTGCGCTATgctggtgacatcatcaaagcCTTGGAGCTGTCCGGCTCTCCTGTCCCGCCGGAACTGGAGCAGCTTTGGGCCTCCTTCAGAGACCAACAGAAAGCG GAGGGTAAGACCATTAAGAGCAGCAGCGGCTTCTCAGGAAAAGGCTTCAAGTTCGACGAGACGGAGCACGCTTTGGCCaatgagaggaagaagctgcAGAAAGCTGCTCTTGGACTGCAGGACTCTGATGATGAGGACGGAGCTCTGGAT ATTGAAGAGCAAATCGAGAGCATGTTCAACTCCAAGAAGAGGGTGAAGGATCTGTCTGCTCCCGGGGCGGCCGCCGGCGCCGCAGGAGCAGCCACCACCACGGCAGCTGTCCCTGGAGGGCTGCCAGGCCTCGGACCCACGTCTGCTGGAAACATCCAGAAGCTGGAGATGGCCAAGAGGCTGGCGCTCAAAATCAACGCGCAGAAGAACCTGGGCGCCGAGGCTCAG GACGTGATGCAGCAGGCCACCAACGCCATCCTGCGGGGCGGCACCATCATGACACCCTCGGTGTCAGCCAAGACCATCGCGGAGCAGCTGGCGGAGAAGATCAATGCCAAGCTGAACTACACCCCCgtggagaagctggaggaggagcggcAGGCGGCTGAACAGGCCGAGACCGTCAAGAGATAcgaagaggagctggagatcAACGACTTCCCTCAG ACGGCCAGGTGGAAGGTGACCTCTAAAGAAGCCCTGCAGAGGATCGGTGAATACTCGGAGGCCGCCATCACCATCAGAGGAACCTATTTCCCTCCAGGCAAAGAGCCCAAGGAGGGAGAACGCAAGATCTACCTGGCTATTGAAA gCGCCAATGAACTGGCTGTGCAGAAAGCCAAGACGGAGATTACGCGGCTAATCAAGGAAGAGCTCATCAGATTA CAAAATTCCTACCAGCCGACGAGCAAAGGCCGGTACAAAGTGTTGTAG
- the ddx46 gene encoding probable ATP-dependent RNA helicase DDX46 isoform X1 translates to MGRESRYVGNIGHYRKRSASRGRSGSRSKSRSPDKRSKKDDRDRDRSRRERSRSRDRRRSRSRDRKRARRSRSRDRRRSRSRERRRSGSRTRARRSRSGSPSKSRRPDEKSRSTEKDNVDPISDKKKIKEEKEDEKVEDQDFDQNKLEEEMRKRKERVEKWREEQRKKAIENIGEIKKELEEMKQGKKWSLEDDDDDDEDISAPMEADDDEDGDGKGERKEKEIKEEKKEEGEKEKETPMEQQAEDDDVDPLDAYMEEVKQEVKKFNMGGMKGNDKKGAMTVTKVVTVVKTKKGPHTHKKKGELMENDQDAMEYSSEEEEVDLQTALTGFQTKQRKILEPVDHGKIQYESYRRNFYVEVPELARMTQEDVAAYRLELEGITVKGKGCPKPIKTWVQCGVSMKILSALKKHNYEKPTPIQAQAIPAVMSGRDLIGIAKTGSGKTIAFLLPMFRHIMDQRPLEESEGPISVIMTPTRELALQITKECKKFSKPLGLRVVCVYGGTGISEQIAELKRGAEIIVCTPGRMIDMLGANSGRVTNLRRVTYVVLDEADRMFDMGFEPQVMRVVDNVRPDRQTVMFSATFPRAMEALARRILSKPIEVQVGGRSVVCSDVEQHVLVIDEDKKFLKLLELLGHYQEKGSVIIFVDKQEHADGLLKDLMKASYPCMSLHGGIDQYDRDSIINDFKNGACRLMVATSVAARGLDVKQLILVVNYSCPNHYEDYVHRAGRTGRAGNKGYAYTFITEDQVRYAGDIIKALELSGSPVPPELEQLWASFRDQQKAEGKTIKSSSGFSGKGFKFDETEHALANERKKLQKAALGLQDSDDEDGALDIEEQIESMFNSKKRVKDLSAPGAAAGAAGAATTTAAVPGGLPGLGPTSAGNIQKLEMAKRLALKINAQKNLGAEAQDVMQQATNAILRGGTIMTPSVSAKTIAEQLAEKINAKLNYTPVEKLEEERQAAEQAETVKRYEEELEINDFPQTARWKVTSKEALQRIGEYSEAAITIRGTYFPPGKEPKEGERKIYLAIESANELAVQKAKTEITRLIKEELIRLQNSYQPTSKGRYKVL, encoded by the exons ATGGGACGCGAGTCGAGGTATGTCGGAAATATTGG ACACTACAGGAAACGTTCCGCGTCTCGGGGACGGTCAGGTAGCCGGTCAAAGAGTCGTTCCCCGGACAAACGCTCCAAGAAAGACGACCGGGACCGAGACCGAAGCAGGAGGGAGCGGTCACGGAGCCGGGACCGTCGTAGGTCCCGGTCCAGAGACAGAAAACGAGCCAG GCGCtccaggagcagagacagaaggaggtccagaagcagagagaggaggaggtcagggagCAGAACCCGAGCCCGGAGGTCCCGATCTGGTAGCCCCAGCAAGAGCAGAAGACCAGATGAAAA GTCAAGAAGCACTGAGAAAGACAACGTTGATCCGATATCTGACAAGAAAAagattaaagaggaaaaagaggatgaaaaagtTGAGGAT CAAGACTTTGACCAGAAtaagctggaggaggagatgaggaagaggaaggagcgTGTGGAGAagtggagggaggagcagaggaagaaggccATCGAAAACATCGGCGAGATCaagaaagagctggaggagatgaagcaGGGCAAGAAGTGGAGCCTGGAGGATGACGATG ATGACGATGAGGACATTTCAGCTCCAATGGAGGCTGATGACGATGAAGATGGGGatgggaagggagagaggaaagagaaggagataaaggaggagaagaaagaggagggcgagaaggagaaggagactCCCATGGAGCAGCAGGCCGAGGACGACGACGTGGATCCTCTGGACGCCTACatggaggaggtgaaacagGAGGTGAAGAAGTTCAACATGGGAGGCATGAAGGGAAATGATAAG AAAGGAGCAATGACAGTCACCAAAGTGGTGACAGTCGTTAAGACCAAGAAAGGTCCTCACACTCACAAGAAGAAGGGTGAGCTGATGGAGAACGACCAGGATGCTATGGAA TActcatcagaggaggaggaggtggacctGCAGACAGCTCTGACAGGCTTCCAGACCAAACAGAGGAAGATCCTGGAGCCTGTTGACCACGGGAAGATCCAGTACGAGTCGTACCGCAGAAACTTCTACGTGGAGGTCCCTGAGCTCGCCAGGATGACTCAGGAGG ATGTGGCTGCATACAGGCTGGAGCTGGAAGGGATCACCGTTAAAGGGAAGGGCTGTCCCAAACCCATCAAGACCTGGGTGCAGTGCGGGGTGTCTATGAAGATCCTCAGTGCTTTGAAGAA GCACAACTACGAGAAGCCCACCCCCATCCAGGCCCAGGCAATCCCCGCTGTCATGTCGGGTCGAGACCTCATTGGCATCGCTAAGACTGGCAGCGGGAAAACCATAGCCTTCCTGCTGCCCATGTTCCGACACATCATGGACCAGAGGCCCCTGGAGGAGTCGGAGGGTCCCATCT CTGTAATCATGACTCCGACCAGAGAGCTGGCTCTGCAGATCACCAAGGAGTGTAAGAAGTTCTCTAAGCCGCTGGGACTCAGGGTGGTGTGTGTTTACGGAGGCACGGGTATCAGTgaacag ATTGCTGAGCTGAAGAGAGGAGCTGAGATCATCGTATGCACACCGGGAAGAATGATTGACATGTTGGGGGCCAACAGCG GTCGAGTCACCAACCTGCGGCGAGTTACATATGTGGTGTTGGACGAAGCAGACAGGATGTTTGACATGGGCTTTGAACCACAG GTGATGCGTGTTGTGGACAACGTACGTCCAGACCGGCAGACGGTCATGTTTTCAGCCACCTTCCCCAGAGCCATGGAGGCGCTGGCTCGTAGAATCCTGTCCAAGCCCATTGAGGTCCAGGTGGGAGGCCGCAGTGTGGTCTGCTCTGACGTGGAACAGCACGTG CTGGTGATCGATGAGGACAAGAAGttcctgaagctgctggagctgctgggtCACTACCAGGAGAAGGGCTCGGTCATCATCTTTGTGGACAAGCAGGAGCACGCAGACGGGCTGCTCAAAGACCTGATGAAAGCCTCGTACCCCTGCATGTCACTGCACGGAG GAATTGACCAGTACGACAGAGACAGCATCATCAATGACTTCAAGAACGGAGCGTGTCGTCTGATGGTGGCCACCTCTGTGGCTGCCAGAGGCCTGGATGTCAAGCAGCTGATCCTGGTAGTCAACTACAGCTGTCCCAACCACTACGAGGACTACGTCCACAGGGCGGGACGCACAGGCCGAGCAGGCAACAAG GGCTACGCCTACACCTTCATCACAGAGGATCAGGTGCGCTATgctggtgacatcatcaaagcCTTGGAGCTGTCCGGCTCTCCTGTCCCGCCGGAACTGGAGCAGCTTTGGGCCTCCTTCAGAGACCAACAGAAAGCG GAGGGTAAGACCATTAAGAGCAGCAGCGGCTTCTCAGGAAAAGGCTTCAAGTTCGACGAGACGGAGCACGCTTTGGCCaatgagaggaagaagctgcAGAAAGCTGCTCTTGGACTGCAGGACTCTGATGATGAGGACGGAGCTCTGGAT ATTGAAGAGCAAATCGAGAGCATGTTCAACTCCAAGAAGAGGGTGAAGGATCTGTCTGCTCCCGGGGCGGCCGCCGGCGCCGCAGGAGCAGCCACCACCACGGCAGCTGTCCCTGGAGGGCTGCCAGGCCTCGGACCCACGTCTGCTGGAAACATCCAGAAGCTGGAGATGGCCAAGAGGCTGGCGCTCAAAATCAACGCGCAGAAGAACCTGGGCGCCGAGGCTCAG GACGTGATGCAGCAGGCCACCAACGCCATCCTGCGGGGCGGCACCATCATGACACCCTCGGTGTCAGCCAAGACCATCGCGGAGCAGCTGGCGGAGAAGATCAATGCCAAGCTGAACTACACCCCCgtggagaagctggaggaggagcggcAGGCGGCTGAACAGGCCGAGACCGTCAAGAGATAcgaagaggagctggagatcAACGACTTCCCTCAG ACGGCCAGGTGGAAGGTGACCTCTAAAGAAGCCCTGCAGAGGATCGGTGAATACTCGGAGGCCGCCATCACCATCAGAGGAACCTATTTCCCTCCAGGCAAAGAGCCCAAGGAGGGAGAACGCAAGATCTACCTGGCTATTGAAA gCGCCAATGAACTGGCTGTGCAGAAAGCCAAGACGGAGATTACGCGGCTAATCAAGGAAGAGCTCATCAGATTA CAAAATTCCTACCAGCCGACGAGCAAAGGCCGGTACAAAGTGTTGTAG
- the camlg gene encoding guided entry of tail-anchored proteins factor CAMLG, translated as MESAEANEEKGGALSAAQRRAEIRRRKLLMNSEDRMNRIVGYAKNEAENNAAASRRPTEPHFHLDLDRTEPWSSSSSSPRPSPFLPEVSGLSSRSHSGTPERRGSPLLGFSEPHGGSLEDDIAGIRQRPRGERVSDDLSGSPRRGLQKYLSRFDDAMKLRGQLANEKPVQDGGSDSEEFDAFRIFRLIGSVLLAVFVRVFVCKYLSIFAPFLTLELAYMGLSKYFPKVEKKAQTTVLTAALLLSGIPAEVINRSMDTYRRMGDVFADLCVYFFTFIFSHEILQLIGSETP; from the exons ATGGAGTCCGCAGAGGCCAACGAGGAGAAGGGAGGCGCTCTGTCGGCGGCGCAGAGGAGAGCCGAGATCCGGCGGAGAAAACTGCTCATGAATTCAGAGGACAGGATGAACAGAATCGTGGGCTACGCCAAAAACGAGGCTGAAAACAACG ctgcagcgtcCCGGCGTCCCACAGAACCCCACTTCCACCTCGATCTCGACAGGACAGAGCCGTggtcttcatcctcatcttcgCCGAGGCCGTCTCCCTTCCTACCAGAGGTTTCGGGGCTCAGCAGCCGCTCCCACAGCGGCACCCCAGAGAGGAGGGGCTCGCCCCTGCTGGGCTTCAGCGAGCCACACGGGGGCTCCCTGGAGGACGACATCGCGGGGATCCGACAGAGGCCGAGGGGGGAGCGGGTATCGGACGACCTCAGCGGCTCGCCGCGTCGAGGCCTCCAGAAGTACCTGTCCCGCTTTGACGATGCCATGAAACTGCGGGGTCAGCTGGCCAATGAGAAGCCGGTCCAGGACGGAGGGTCCGACTCGGAGGAGTTTGATGCCTTCAGAATCTTCAGGCTCATCGGCAGCGTCCTGCTCGCTGTCTTTGTCAGAGTTTTTGTCTGCAAGTATCTG TCGATATTTGCTCCATTCCTGACCCTTGAACTGGCCTACATGGGGTTGTCCAAATACTTTCCAAAG GTGGAGAAGAAGGCCCAGACCACCGTGCTGACCGCTGCCCTGCTGCTGTCCGGCATCCCCGCTGAGGTCATCAACCGCTCCATGGACACCTACAGGAGGATGGGCGATGTCTTTGCCGACCTCTGCGTTTActtcttcaccttcatcttctCACACGAGATCCTGCAGCTCATTGGTTCAGAGACTCCCTGA